A part of Anser cygnoides isolate HZ-2024a breed goose chromosome 15, Taihu_goose_T2T_genome, whole genome shotgun sequence genomic DNA contains:
- the BHLHA15 gene encoding class A basic helix-loop-helix protein 15, with translation MKTKAKGKKQKNTVDKEAFSEESAMKNKELVECLRHKERRNGRSKESSKITAARAKHPWSSKDRHLRRLESNERERQRMHKLNNAFQALREVIPHVRAENKLSKIETLTLAKNYIKSLTSIILNMSNGHFPAAEGMGGAWGSKLCQHYQQQYADDDHEEHLQKHTT, from the coding sequence ATGAAGACTAAAGCCAAAGGGAAGAAGCAAAAGAATACTGTTGATAAAGAAGCATTTTCAGAGGAGTCAGCAATGAAGAACAAAGAACTGGTGGAATGCTTGAGACACAAAGAAAGGAGGAATGGGAGAAGTAAGGAGAGCAGCAAGATTACTGCGGCCAGAGCCAAGCATCCTTGGAGCAGTAAAGACAGACATTTGAGGAGACTGGAAAGCAACGAGCGGGAGAGGCAGAGAATGCACAAGCTCAACAATGCGTTCCAGGCCTTGCGGGAGGTAATCCCTCATGTGAGAGCTGAGAATAAACTTTCCAAAATAGAGACTCTCACATTGGccaaaaattacattaaatccTTGACCTCCATTATACTCAATATGTCCAACGGAcacttcccagctgcagaagggaTGGGGGGAGCCTGGGGGTCCAAACTGTGCCAGCATTATCAACAGCAGTATGCGGATGATGATCATGAGGAACATCTGCAAAAACATACCACATAG